In Endozoicomonas sp. GU-1, one DNA window encodes the following:
- a CDS encoding NADPH-dependent FMN reductase, with protein MKLAIISGSHRLESQSERISQVLAKRVLELSLFDSVEILSLAGNPLPHWDESIWRGDEQWQARLAPWKQKLKEADALIVVAPEWSGMVPAGLKNFFLLFGTAELGHKPALITAISAGQGGAYPVVELRTSSYKNCRICYLPDHVIVRHVGQVFTGEDPEGDKHLQDRVDYCLKLLKAYSTGLQHVRDSGVVDHKTFRNGM; from the coding sequence ATGAAGCTTGCAATTATCAGTGGCAGTCATCGATTGGAATCCCAGAGTGAGCGGATCAGTCAGGTTTTGGCGAAACGTGTGCTTGAGCTTTCCTTATTTGACTCGGTTGAGATTCTATCGCTGGCGGGCAACCCGCTTCCCCATTGGGATGAGTCCATCTGGCGTGGTGATGAGCAGTGGCAGGCCAGACTGGCACCCTGGAAACAAAAATTGAAAGAGGCGGATGCGCTGATTGTCGTGGCACCGGAGTGGAGCGGCATGGTACCGGCGGGGTTGAAGAACTTCTTTCTTCTCTTTGGTACCGCTGAGCTGGGCCATAAACCCGCATTGATTACGGCGATTTCTGCCGGGCAGGGTGGGGCCTATCCTGTGGTGGAACTTCGTACCAGTAGTTACAAGAATTGCCGTATCTGTTATCTGCCTGATCATGTGATTGTCCGTCATGTTGGCCAGGTGTTCACTGGAGAGGATCCTGAAGGGGATAAGCATTTGCAGGACCGGGTGGACTACTGCCTTAAATTGCTGAAGGCGTATTCAACAGGGTTACAGCACGTCAGAGACAGTGGGGTTGTTGATCACAAGACATTCCGCAATGGCATGTAG
- a CDS encoding ClpXP protease specificity-enhancing factor — translation MTSSRSYIARALYEWILDNDCTPFILVDAYRRGVEVPQEFVNDGQIVLNISPTAVRALDIGNDYIMFDGRFGGRALTITVPVPALMAIYAQENGQGMVFEAEPLDEQEEAEEIQAEVPDEEPPQPPKKPGRPHLKVVK, via the coding sequence ATGACCAGTAGCCGTTCGTATATTGCCAGAGCATTGTATGAATGGATTCTTGATAATGATTGCACACCCTTTATTCTGGTGGATGCCTATCGACGTGGCGTTGAGGTTCCACAGGAGTTCGTCAATGATGGCCAGATTGTTCTGAACATCTCGCCAACGGCGGTACGGGCTCTGGATATTGGTAATGATTACATCATGTTTGACGGTCGTTTCGGTGGTCGCGCCCTGACGATTACCGTACCTGTTCCGGCATTGATGGCTATTTATGCCCAGGAGAATGGTCAGGGAATGGTCTTTGAAGCGGAGCCGCTTGATGAGCAGGAAGAGGCGGAAGAGATTCAGGCAGAAGTGCCGGATGAAGAGCCTCCTCAACCACCGAAAAAGCCGGGGCGTCCTCACTTAAAAGTGGTTAAGTAG
- a CDS encoding glutathione S-transferase N-terminal domain-containing protein: MAVVAKKSSMIFFSDPADHYCHRVRIVLAEKGVAVDVQNVNPENLPRELSDLNPYNNVPTLVDRELVLYEPNVMMEYLDERFPHPPLLPVYPVSRAQSRLIMHRIQKDWCALVDTILDPKTKETPAARARKELRESLLAVEPVFAEMPFFMSEEFTLVDCCVAPILWRLPLLGVELPKQGKSILDYAERLFERESFQESLSEIEKEMRE, translated from the coding sequence ATGGCTGTAGTTGCCAAAAAGTCATCCATGATTTTTTTCTCGGATCCAGCTGACCATTACTGTCACCGGGTTCGTATTGTACTGGCAGAAAAGGGCGTTGCGGTTGACGTTCAGAATGTAAATCCGGAAAACCTTCCTCGGGAGCTTTCCGATCTGAACCCCTACAACAACGTTCCTACGCTGGTTGACCGGGAACTGGTTCTATATGAACCCAACGTCATGATGGAATATCTGGACGAACGTTTCCCACATCCACCGCTGCTGCCGGTTTATCCAGTCAGCCGCGCCCAGAGCCGACTGATCATGCACCGCATTCAGAAAGACTGGTGTGCCCTGGTGGATACTATTCTGGATCCCAAAACCAAGGAGACACCTGCGGCCCGTGCTCGTAAAGAGTTGCGGGAGAGTCTGTTGGCGGTTGAGCCTGTTTTTGCTGAAATGCCGTTCTTCATGAGCGAAGAGTTTACCCTGGTGGACTGCTGTGTGGCACCGATTCTCTGGCGTCTGCCGTTGCTGGGTGTTGAGCTGCCGAAACAGGGTAAGTCTATTCTGGACTATGCTGAGCGTTTATTTGAGCGTGAGTCGTTCCAGGAAAGCCTTTCTGAAATCGAAAAGGAAATGCGTGAGTAA
- the ovoA gene encoding 5-histidylcysteine sulfoxide synthase, which translates to MAENTASQIDHSVTPDDYPQKITRTIVLNDGSPENKRQELLNYFHQTFDQYELLFETLACQKAWYEKAIPLRHPLIFYYGHTAAFFVNKLITAKLISERVDPYIESTVAIGVDEMSWDDLDDNNYQWPTVQQVRDYRSKVRALVSGFIRNMPLEIPINWESQAWIILMGIEHERIHLETSSVLIRQLPIACVKPHTYWQHCPNTGPAPDNRLIEMPGGSLRLGKDYDASLYGWDNEYGRCEVEVAPFKASEYLVSNQEFKAFIDAGGYDNERWWTDEGWAWNTFSNTDGKVRHPEFWIPDGDSYRYRTMLAEIDMPWNWPVDVNCHEAQAFCRWKSAVTGKQIQLPSEAEWHHLRETISTDQPWWDKAPGNINLEYWSSSCPVDHFRTGELCDIIGNVWQWTTTPIDGYEGFRVHPCYDDFSTPTFDGRHNLIKGGCWISTGNYAIKESRYAFRRHFFQHAGFRYVESSAMTNTSSNPYESDALVAQYLAFHFGESYFDVPNYPKACARLCYEVSGETPRTRALDLGCSVGRTSFELARWFQHVDGIDFSARFISAAAELQERGKIRYHLTTEGELGDYFIAYTTEMGLDDIDTSRIRFTQGDACNLKPMFNDYDLVFAGNLIDRLNNPAQFLDMIHERIRPGGILVITSPYTWLEEYTPRQNWLGGIRENGEALDTYTGLQRALSKHFEEVRPPVDLPFVIRETARKYQHSVAQCTVWRHKTL; encoded by the coding sequence GTGGCTGAGAATACTGCGAGTCAAATAGACCACAGTGTCACCCCGGACGATTATCCCCAAAAAATAACACGAACCATAGTTCTAAACGACGGCAGCCCTGAGAACAAACGACAGGAGTTATTAAATTATTTCCACCAGACGTTTGATCAATATGAGCTGCTGTTTGAAACCCTGGCTTGCCAGAAAGCCTGGTACGAAAAGGCAATACCCCTACGTCACCCGCTGATTTTTTATTACGGGCACACTGCCGCTTTTTTTGTGAACAAACTGATCACCGCAAAACTGATCTCGGAACGAGTTGACCCTTATATTGAGTCCACCGTTGCCATTGGTGTGGATGAAATGTCCTGGGATGACCTGGACGACAACAATTACCAATGGCCAACCGTGCAACAGGTCCGCGACTACCGCAGTAAAGTCAGGGCACTGGTTTCCGGTTTCATCCGGAACATGCCACTGGAGATACCCATCAACTGGGAGAGTCAGGCCTGGATCATTCTGATGGGCATTGAACATGAACGCATTCACCTGGAAACCTCATCAGTACTGATTCGTCAGCTGCCAATCGCCTGCGTCAAGCCACACACTTACTGGCAACACTGTCCAAACACAGGACCAGCACCGGACAACCGCCTGATTGAGATGCCCGGAGGATCACTGCGCCTGGGCAAAGATTACGATGCTTCGCTCTACGGCTGGGACAATGAATATGGCCGCTGCGAGGTTGAGGTGGCCCCCTTCAAAGCCAGCGAATACCTGGTGAGCAATCAGGAGTTTAAAGCCTTTATTGATGCCGGTGGTTATGACAATGAACGCTGGTGGACGGATGAAGGCTGGGCCTGGAACACGTTCAGCAACACCGATGGCAAAGTGCGCCACCCCGAATTCTGGATCCCCGATGGGGACAGTTATCGCTACCGCACCATGCTGGCAGAGATCGATATGCCCTGGAACTGGCCAGTAGACGTCAACTGTCATGAAGCCCAGGCCTTTTGTCGCTGGAAGTCAGCAGTGACCGGCAAACAGATTCAGCTGCCCAGTGAAGCCGAATGGCATCATCTGAGGGAGACCATCAGTACTGACCAGCCCTGGTGGGATAAAGCCCCCGGAAATATCAATCTCGAATACTGGTCTTCATCCTGCCCGGTTGACCACTTCAGAACCGGGGAGCTGTGTGACATTATCGGGAATGTCTGGCAATGGACCACCACCCCCATTGACGGTTATGAAGGATTCCGTGTTCACCCCTGCTACGATGATTTCTCAACCCCGACCTTTGATGGACGACACAACCTGATTAAAGGGGGTTGCTGGATATCAACCGGCAACTACGCTATTAAAGAATCCCGCTACGCCTTTCGCCGCCACTTCTTCCAACATGCCGGTTTCCGTTACGTAGAGTCCAGTGCCATGACCAATACCTCCAGCAACCCTTATGAGAGTGATGCCCTGGTTGCCCAATATCTGGCGTTCCATTTTGGGGAGTCTTACTTTGATGTACCCAACTACCCCAAAGCCTGTGCCCGCCTCTGTTATGAAGTCAGTGGCGAGACACCTCGAACACGGGCACTGGACCTGGGCTGTTCAGTGGGACGCACCAGCTTTGAACTGGCCCGCTGGTTTCAACATGTGGATGGCATCGACTTCTCTGCCCGATTCATTTCTGCGGCGGCCGAGTTGCAGGAGCGGGGAAAAATACGCTACCACCTGACCACAGAAGGCGAACTGGGTGATTACTTTATTGCCTATACCACGGAGATGGGGCTGGATGATATCGATACCAGCCGTATCCGCTTTACCCAGGGGGATGCCTGCAACCTGAAACCCATGTTTAACGACTATGATCTTGTTTTTGCCGGTAACCTGATTGATCGCCTGAATAACCCCGCGCAATTTCTGGACATGATTCATGAGCGCATACGCCCCGGCGGCATCCTCGTGATCACTTCGCCCTATACCTGGCTGGAAGAGTATACGCCCCGGCAGAACTGGCTCGGAGGCATCCGTGAAAATGGTGAAGCCCTGGACACCTATACCGGACTGCAAAGAGCCTTGAGCAAACATTTTGAAGAGGTACGCCCCCCCGTCGATCTCCCGTTTGTGATCAGGGAAACAGCCCGGAAATATCAGCATTCGGTTGCCCAGTGCACAGTGTGGCGGCATAAAACGCTGTAA